The following coding sequences are from one Nicotiana tomentosiformis chromosome 3, ASM39032v3, whole genome shotgun sequence window:
- the LOC138907705 gene encoding uncharacterized protein, whose translation MAKYQNGLGKDTIMRPPSDEEKSSALVSKSAKDNKIKRASASEDQELKKRTARKLRKNIIPLTEESVRRLRDEDEEEENDGSVLVARVKETIDAPKTAGSMAVDEAPPRTEGISEKDSGKVPELLEIEDASQRSEQTVGISEGTDPEALRTEENSPSDSLGAIVIGDSPTLPAFSEGAIREARALGNLEIDGAHEGEDPFHKLYTGFSSSSGGVFQVTGRAEQSRREADFRGLSEERNALKLLSGQKKEEIEDLRAELAKARQDQTSLIEQVMTILKTHGLDSGKVANVLVSQQQQKIERIKQFHEEISTIRAESLGLKEGMDYLAAEKEIIRSQLSSAKSRLRGLKENSSAQAKKIGDLEAQLASELARAKTEAEKAKAEVEVIVAVYRANAEAAQGQAKEATETTHIRAYWIAELTKCQSQRETLEEIHARGFDLTNEIVMAREYEAGAGVLATSDDDDDDDGSKSGSENGEDLDEEEAAPGRDQEP comes from the exons ATGGCAAAATATCAAAACG gcctTGGCAAAGATACGATCATGAGACCCCCGTCTGACGAGGAAAAGAGTTCGGCCCTGGTTTCAAAATCGGCAAAGGACAACAAGATAAAAAGGGCCTCGGCCTCCGAGGATCAAGAACTTAAGaaaaggacggctcgtaagctgAGGAAGAACATCATCCCTCTGACCGAAGAATctgttcggcgtctaagggatgaagacgaagaagaagaaaatgatggctctgttctggtggcccgagtgaaggaAACAATCGATGCCCCAAAGACAGCTGGATCGATGGCGGTTGATGAGGCTCCCCCTCGAACTGAGGGGATATCGGAGAAAGACTCGGGCAAAGTTCCCGAGTTATTGGAGATTGAAGATGCTTCCCAACGAAGTgaacaaacggtgggtatatctgaAGGGACCGACCCTGAAGCCCTTCGAACTGAGGAGAACTCCCCAAGTgactcgcttggggcaatagtaatcggagactcgcccactctccctgctttttccgagggggcgattcgggaagcccgagCTTTGGGAAACCTCGAGATAGACGGAGCTCACGAGGGAGAGGACCCCTTCCACAAATTGTATACAG GCTTTAGCTCTTCATCAGGAGGCGTTTTCCAAGTCACGGGCAGAGCAGAGCAGAGCCGACGCGAGGCTGACTTCCGAGGGCTttcggaggagagaaatgccctcaaactTCTTAGTGGGCAAAAAAAGGAAGAGATCGAGGATCTTCGAGCCGAGCTGGCCAAGGCTCGCCAAGATCAGACAagcctgatcgagcaggtaatgacaATTTTAAAAACCCATGGGCTCGATTCAGGAAAGGTGGCTAATGTTTTAGTCTCTCAGCAGCAGCAGAAGATTGAGAGGATCAAGCAGTTCCACGAGGAGATCAGTACGATAAGGGCGGAGTCTTTGGGGTTGAAAGAAGGTATGGACTaccttgctgcagaaaaagaaattATTCGgtcccaattatcatcggccaaaAGTCGGCTCCGAGGCCTAAAGGAGAATAGTTCAGCTCAGGCAAAGAAGATAGGGGATCTCGAGGCTCAGTTGGCTTCCGAACTAGCGAGGGCCAAAACTGAAGCCGAAAAAGCAAAGGCCGAGGTTGAGGTgatcgtggccgtctaccgggctaatgctgaagctgctcagggccaaGCGAAAGAGGCTACCGAGACCACTCACAttcgagcatattggattgccgaacttaccaaatgccaatctcagagggaaaccctcgaggagatccacgctcgaggtttcgatcttaccaacGAGATAGTAATGGCTAGAGAGTATGAAGCCGGAGCTGGAGTGCTGGccacttccgatgatgatgatgatgatgatggcagcaagagcgggtccgagaatggggaggacctcgatgaaGAAGAAGCTGCCCCCGGAAGAGATCAagaaccttag